A stretch of the Lolium perenne isolate Kyuss_39 chromosome 3, Kyuss_2.0, whole genome shotgun sequence genome encodes the following:
- the LOC127339197 gene encoding uncharacterized protein → MVKLARALNFPRSEVYFDVMEKMNFKITYTLRAKRVERCIRVVKRDFLDAAEIKVVGLDCEFADPRKGNQRAAVLQLSVAQHTLVFHIVHADEVPQLLIDFLADKNIRFCGAAIHNVVKMLQTCKIIIPSAINLQQILQNPFPKKKTPSLYDLANHYIGTGLKQKKKFNYKKNNPSKTAKELEEEALIFGWGDFPLSHKHKQLQYAALNACLGFELGRRHFRALGYSSHMDRLGLNIYE, encoded by the exons ATGGTCAAGCTTGCGCGCGCCCTCAACTTCCCTCGATCTGAAGTCTACTTCGATGTCATGGAGAAGATGAATTTCAAGATCACGTACACCCTCCGTGCGAAGAGGGTGGAGAGGTGCATCCGCGTCGTCAAGAGGGATTTCCTCGACGCCGCGGAAATCAAG GTCGTGGGCTTAGACTGCGAGTTCGCCGACCCTCGCAAGGGTAACCAACGCGCCGCCGTCCTGCAACTCTCCGTCGCGCAACATACTCTGGTCTTCCATATTGTGCATGCCGATGAAGTGCCACAACTGCTCATCGATTTCCTTGCGGATAAGAACATCAGATTCTGTGGCGCGGCAATCCACAATGTTGTGAAAATGCTGCAGACCTGCAAAATTATTATTCCATCTGCGATCAACCTCCAGCAGATCCTCCAGAACCCCTTCCCAAAAAAGAAGACTCCGAGTTTGTATGATTTGGCAAATCATTATATTGGGACGGGTCTCAAGCAGAAGAAGAAGTTTAATTATAAGAAGAACAACCCGTCAAAGACCGCCAAGGAATTAGAAGAAGAGGCACTGATTTTTGGATGGGGCGATTTTCCCTTGAGCCATAAGCATAAGCAACTGCAATATGCCGCTCTCAACGCTTGCCTCGGCTTCGAGCTGGGTAGGAGGCATTTTCGGGCACTTGGCTACAGTAGCCATATGGATCGCCTCGGACTTAATATTTATGAGTAG
- the LOC127338123 gene encoding G-type lectin S-receptor-like serine/threonine-protein kinase At2g19130 produces the protein MEKACKFFIAMFICIMSPRCKSAHATDALFPGQALSGNKTLLSKNGAFQLGFNFLSPPCSEFIFGIWYVNSSTCKPLLVWAVPGMELTFEVCDINKNTYPTLDPWKSSFSLSYGNLQLTSLPYNSSTIMWSSATGMKDISTSAVAVLLDNGNLVIRDQVNSSVLFWQSFDNLGDTLLPGGWLGPNGQLLYSAKSNVSASISSSLSRNANQPKEFTILCNVYCSTANYRIHYSGTFPSWMDFHEDEYSLLLSSNSDLYVRLDSDGTLSAAKLEGCGTLLWSSLDTWQEISYSVQEKSHSKLVHFSIKSKLVLTAKAIGVLILLMLIALVLFWIRRKCLERPLNSNNTLIIFSEGHIKKATKSFSEKLGEGGFGYVFKGALPGLSLVAVKKLKGIAQAEKQFRAEVQTIGIIRHINLVRLFGFCAQGRTRLLVYEYMENGSLSSHLFSKSSAKLTWDLRYCIALGTARGLAYLHEECRECIIHCDMKPDNVLLDAEFCPKIADFGMAKLLGRDFSRALTTMRGTIGYLAPEWISGQPITHKADVYSYGMMILEIISGRRNAEKIKKGKYTYFPIFAAIKVNEGDAICLLDPRLEGQADIEQLNRACRIACWCIQDAEDHRPMMGQVVKMLEGVMEVGIPPIPRSLQNYIGMEDCSYYADANNSL, from the coding sequence ATGGAGAAGGCATGCAAGTTCTTTATAGCTATGTTCATCTGCATCATGTCACCAAGGTGTAAATCCGCGCATGCAACAGATGCTCTCTTTCCAGGCCAAGCTCTGTCCGGTAACAAGACCCTGCTCTCAAAGAATGGTGCGTTTCAGTTGGGTTTCAACTTCCTATCTCCTCCATGTTCAGAGTTTATATTCGGAATATGGTATGTCAACTCATCAACTTGTAAACCTCTTCTAGTTTGGGCCGTCCCTGGTATGGAACTTACATTCGAAGTATGTGACATCAACAAAAATACATACCCCACCTTAGACCCTTGGAAATCCTCTTTTAGCCTCTCATATGGCAACTTGCAACTTACCTCGCTGCCCTATAATAGTAGTACTATTATGTGGTCATCAGCTACTGGTATGAAGGATATATCTACTTCTGCAGTTGCAGTACTTCTTGACAACGGAAATCTCGTAATAAGAGATCAAGTGAACAGTTCAGTGTTGTTCTGGCAAAGCTTCGATAACCTGGGTGATACACTGCTACCTGGAGGATGGCTTGGACCTAATGGCCAACTGCTGTATAGTGCTAAAAGTAATGTTTCTGCTAGTATCAGTTCGTCTCTTTCCAGAAATGCAAACCAACCAAAGGAGTTCACTATCTTATGCAATGTTTATTGTTCTACCGCCAACTACCGGATCCATTATTCTGGCACTTTTCCCAGCTGGATGGATTTTCATGAAGATGAATACTCTTTACTCTTGTCCAGTAATTCAGATTTATATGTACGTTTGGATTCTGATGGTACTCTTAGTGCTGCTAAGTTAGAGGGTTGTGGGACTCTATTGTGGTCTTCTCTAGATACCTGGCAAGAAATATCCTATTCCGTGCAAGAAAAATCACATTCCAAGCTTGTTCATTTTTCGATAAAGTCCAAGCTTGTTCTAACAGCAAAGGCAATAGGTGTGCTCATCCTGCTAATGCTTATTGCTCTTGTCCTTTTCTGGATAAGAAGAAAATGTTTGGAAAGACCTTTAAATAGCAATAACACCCTCATCATTTTCTCAGAAGGACACATAAAAAAGGCGACCAAAAGTTTCTCTGAAAAACTTGGTGAGGGTGGTTTCGGTTATGTTTTTAAGGGGGCATTGCCAGGTTTGTCTCTAGTGGCAGTCAAAAAGCTAAAAGGAATTGCACAAGCGGAAAAGCAATTCCGAGCAGAAGTGCAGACAATTGGGATAATTCGGCACATCAATCTTGTCCGTTTATTTGGTTTTTGTGCGCAAGGGAGGACAAGATTGCTGGTATATGAGTACATGGAGAATGGTTCCTTGAGTTCTCACCTCTTCTCAAAGAGTTCGGCCAAATTGACATGGGATCTCCGGTACTGTATTGCACTTGGTACTGCACGAGGCTTGGCTTATCTCCATGAGGAATGCAGGGAGTGCATTATACATTGTGACATGAAGCCGGACAACGTACTTCTTGATGCAGAGTTCTGCCCTAAGATTGCCGACTTCGGAATGGCGAAGCTTCTTGGTCGAGATTTCAGCAGGGCTTTGACAACCATGCGAGGGACCATCGGATATCTTGCACCTGAGTGGATATCGGGGCAACCCATCACACATAAGGCTGATGTTTACAGCTACGGTATGATGATTCTTGAAATCATATCTGGCCGAAGGAATGCAGAAAAAATCAAGAAAGGAAAGTACACTTACTTTCCCATCTTTGCTGCAATCAAGGTGAACGAAGGCGATGCTATCTGTCTGTTGGATCCTAGGTTGGAAGGCCAAGCAGATATAGAGCAGCTGAACAGAGCATGTCGAATTGCATGTTGGTGCATTCAAGATGCCGAGGATCATAGGCCGATGATGGGGCAAGTTGTTAAAATGCTAGAGGGTGTTATGGAAGTCGGAATCCCGCCTATTCCAAGATCACTCCAAAACTATATCGGCATGGAGGATTGCTCTTACTACGCAGATGCGAATAATTCCTTGTAA